A single Spiroplasma floricola 23-6 DNA region contains:
- a CDS encoding DUF951 family protein — translation MKISIGDKIYLKKTHPSKTVFWIVIRVGSIYKLQSNINKDLILEFTKDSLIKSIKKIESEN, via the coding sequence ATGAAGATTAGTATTGGAGATAAAATTTATTTAAAAAAAACTCACCCAAGTAAAACAGTTTTTTGAATTGTTATAAGAGTTGGAAGTATATATAAATTACAATCTAATATTAATAAAGATTTAATATTGGAATTTACAAAAGATTCTCTTATTAAAAGTATAAAAAAAATAGAAAGTGAAAATTAA